From the genome of Elusimicrobiota bacterium, one region includes:
- the mraZ gene encoding division/cell wall cluster transcriptional repressor MraZ — translation MLLGQSVHMLDEKNRFILPARFNGDTNKSAFMVLTAGTEQCLFLFNEFAWNNITERLQNMSQIGEAEHRAFKRVFFSMAMEIKLDTQRRVLIPNMLLKFAGIKKNIMIIGVGDRIEVWTPEKWQLYRDKISGAKYNKIAGKAGI, via the coding sequence ATGTTATTAGGCCAGTCTGTGCATATGCTCGATGAAAAGAACAGGTTTATTCTTCCTGCGCGATTTAACGGGGATACAAATAAGTCGGCATTCATGGTATTAACCGCCGGGACGGAACAGTGTTTATTTCTATTTAATGAATTTGCGTGGAACAATATCACGGAACGGTTGCAGAATATGAGTCAAATAGGTGAAGCTGAACACAGGGCGTTCAAACGCGTGTTTTTTTCAATGGCTATGGAGATCAAGCTTGATACGCAACGGCGTGTGTTAATTCCTAATATGTTACTGAAATTCGCAGGGATAAAGAAAAACATTATGATCATCGGCGTGGGTGACCGCATAGAAGTATGGACACCGGAGAAGTGGCAGTTGTATAGAGATAAGATAAGCGGGGCGAAATATAACAAGATTGCCGGTAAAGCGGGGATATGA
- a CDS encoding C4-type zinc ribbon domain-containing protein, protein MNDQLRALLDLQKIDSQIDAVNAELKKIPEEIESERLAINDAKLMLEDKKKSFVQLKLEQKSLDIELSNKEEAIKKHNTELNMVKDNSMYRALLSEIEKAKIDKGMIEEKMLELMDLGDSLNKDNKIEEQKYKVEEAKINDRIAIFEKRVVELNTQLQQLSQQRPGYIEKIEPGIISKYEQIRKLKSFVIVPIEGDSCGGCRILLPAYMLNDVKKDKNIVFCENCSRILYYPE, encoded by the coding sequence GTGAACGACCAATTGAGAGCTTTGCTAGACCTGCAGAAGATTGATTCACAAATTGATGCGGTTAATGCTGAATTAAAAAAAATCCCTGAAGAAATTGAGTCTGAACGGTTGGCTATAAATGACGCGAAATTGATGCTGGAAGACAAAAAGAAGAGTTTTGTGCAGTTGAAACTGGAACAAAAAAGCCTGGATATTGAACTGTCTAATAAGGAAGAGGCTATTAAAAAACACAATACTGAACTTAATATGGTGAAAGATAATTCAATGTATCGCGCATTACTCTCAGAGATAGAAAAAGCGAAGATTGACAAAGGTATGATTGAAGAAAAAATGCTGGAATTGATGGATCTCGGGGATAGTCTTAATAAAGATAATAAGATTGAGGAGCAGAAGTATAAAGTTGAGGAAGCTAAAATCAATGACAGAATTGCTATTTTTGAAAAAAGAGTTGTGGAACTTAATACTCAACTCCAGCAATTATCTCAGCAGCGGCCGGGTTATATTGAAAAAATAGAACCTGGGATCATTTCTAAGTATGAACAGATACGAAAACTAAAAAGTTTTGTTATTGTTCCGATAGAAGGCGATTCCTGCGGTGGATGCAGGATACTGTTGCCCGCGTATATGCTTAACGATGTAAAAAAAGATAAAAATATAGTATTCTGCGAAAATTGTTCGCGTATATTGTATTATCCGGAATAA